One segment of Ziziphus jujuba cultivar Dongzao chromosome 12, ASM3175591v1 DNA contains the following:
- the LOC132800154 gene encoding uncharacterized protein LOC132800154: MKVLSWNARGIENPRTFRAFLRSLKMKNPDIVFLMETHLLTRQLEQIRVRINMGGCFRVNRIRMGGGLALFWRRDLQVQVKSYSVGHIDSEILHPVKGWLYLTGFYGNPEENQRHHSWELLRRLQSTSSPVWFVLGDFNEILSLRDKLGGLPFSGYHYTWSNGREGEANVQELLDRSFCSLEGRLVFPAVNVRHLISSVSDHCPILLGLDDFSERNIQFGKRFHFEAIWTKEIECEQIIGNVWGSASDGQRHNTIIGVTDGLGIWDDNPVSFPKVFLNYFDNLFSTGGSLVDEDVLFGVHGRVSDEMNLNLSRPFTTDEVKASLFQMHPTKAPGCDGMPALFFQEYWPIVGPQLTEACLDVLNNNGDVSVVNHTLIALIPKIKEPRQVADYRPISLCTVIYKVISKTIVNRLKPILPLIMSREQSAFVPGRQITDNIMVAFELLHKLGKHQSSSNPLMAIKLDMSKAYDRVEWGFL, from the exons ATGAAGGTGCTAAGTTGGAATGCTCGTGGGATCGAGAACCCACGGACATTCAGAGCATTCCTTCGATCGCTCAAAATGAAGAATCCCGACATTGTGTTTCTTATGGAGACACATTTATTGACACGACAATTGGAGCAAATTCGAGTGCGTATTAACATGGGTGGATGTTTTAGGGTTAATCGGATACGAATGGGTGGTGGTCTTGCCTTATTTTGGAGACGAGACTTGCAGGTGCAAGTTAAATCTTACTCAGTAGGCCATATTGACTCAGAAATTCTACACCCAGTAAAAGGTTGGCTGTATTTAACTGGTTTTTATGGAAACCCAGAGGAAAATCAAAGACACCATTCTTGGGAGCTTTTACGTCGATTACAATCTACATCTTCACCAGTGTGGTTTGTTCTTGGAGATTTCAATGAGATTCTGAGTTTACGTGATAAATTGGGTGGTC TGCCTTTCTCTGGCTACCATTATACATGGTCTAATGGACGGGAAGGGGAGGCTAATGTACAAGAGTTGCTTGATAGATCTTTCTGTTCTCTTGAAGGTCGGCTTGTGTTTCCAGCTGTTAACGTTCGTCATCTTATATCTTCTGTATCTGATCATTGTCCGATACTTTTGGGTCTAGATGATTTCAGTGAAAGGAACATTCAGTTTGGCAAGAGGTTTCATTTTGAAGCCATTTGGACTAAGGAAATTGAGTGTGAACAGATTATTGGTAACGTATGGGGCTCTGCAAGTGACGG GCAACGGCATAATACCATTATAGGTGTTACTGATGGTTTGGGAATTTGGGATGATAATCCAGTTTCTTTCCCTAAggttttccttaattatttcgACAACCTGTTTTCTACTGGTGGCTCTTTGGTAGATGAAGATGTTTTATTTGGAGTTCATGGAAGAGTTTCAGATGAAATGAATTTGAACTTATCTCGCCCATTTACTACAGATGAAGTGAAGGCTAGTTTATTCCAAATGCATCCCACAAAAGCCCCGGGTTGTGATGGAATGCCTGCATTGTTTTTTCAAGAATATTGGCCAATTGTTGGTCCGCAATTAACGGAGGCATGTCTGGATGTTTTAAATAACAATGGTGATGTAAGCGTGGTAAATCACACTTTGATTGCTTTAATTCCAAAGATAAAGGAGCCTAGGCAGGTAGCGGACTACAGACCAATAAGTTTATGCACTGTTATTTATAAAGTTATTTCAAAGACAATAGTGAATAGACTTAAACCCATTTTACCATTGATTATGTCTCGAGAGCAAAGTGCCTTTGTGCCTGGTAGGCAGATAACAGACAACATTATGGTTGCTTTTGAGTTATTACATAAGCTTGGTAAGCATCAATCTTCTTCTAACCCCTTGATGGCTATTAAGTTGGACATGAGTAAGGCATATGATCGGGTTGAATGGGGTTTTTTATAG
- the LOC107429247 gene encoding pentatricopeptide repeat-containing protein At2g01740: MVSETLQFFAQLRRASKFPSPFTFNKLLHSLVDSNCGELSLKFLSFFLSKGYVPHPSSFNSVLSFLCKLGNFCFAEKVVDSMPGFGCVPDAVTYNSLIDGYCKNFDIERGCLVLKKIRVGHCNPDVVTFNILLNGFSKLKMKKEAFVYMGLMWKCCLPNVVTYSTFIDMFCKMGDLDMGYKVFSDMMKNGVFPNLIAFTSLIDGYCKAGNVEMAFELFEKMKQSSLSPNVVTYTALIDGLCKHGMLEGAESLFSKMLEDGVEPNSAVYTSMIDGNFVKGNVDNAIKYVIKMREQNIRFDLTTFGVIIWGFCKTGRLDKAMEVMGIVVASGLAPDKIILTTIMDAHFKSRNLKAALNLYRELLVRGFEPDVITLSTLLNGLCKHGHLQEARRYFCREKANQISYTVLIDGICKEGQFNEVEMVLKEMSEVGFVPDKYVYTSWIAGLCKQGNLVEAFRLKNKMVKEGVEPDLLTYSSLISGLASKGLMIEAKQVFDNMLKMGITPDSAVYDILVRGYLKEGDEAAVLGLHDEMIKRGLSVIRGK, translated from the coding sequence ATGGTCAGCGAAACCCTCCAGTTCTTCGCTCAACTGCGAAGGGCTTCAAAGTTCCCAAGCCCTTTCACCTTCAACAAGCTCCTCCACAGCCTCGTCGATTCCAACTGCGGCGAGCTTTCCCTCAAATTCCTCTCATTTTTTCTCTCCAAAGGGTATGTTCCCCACCCTTCTTCGTTCAATTCcgttctttctttcctttgcaAATTGGGAAACTTCTGTTTCGCTGAAAAGGTTGTGGATTCAATGCCCGGTTTCGGGTGTGTACCCGATGCTGTAACTTACAATTCTTTGATCGATGGTTACTGTAagaattttgatattgaaaggGGTTGTTTGGTATTGAAGAAAATTCGTGTGGGACATTGTAACCCTGATGTGGTCACGTTTAATATATTGCTGAATGGGTTTTCGAAgctgaaaatgaagaaagaagcaTTTGTGTATATGGGATTGATGTGGAAATGTTGCTTGCCCAATGTGGTTACTTATAGTACTTTTATTGATATGTTTTGTAAAATGGGAGATTTGGATATGGGTTATAAAGTGTTTAGTGATATGATGAAGAATGGGGTGTTTCCGAATTTGATTGCTTTCACTTCTTTGATTGATGGATATTGTAAGGCTGGAAATGTGGAAATGGCATTTGAATTGTTTGAGAAGATGAAGCAATCTTCACTTTCGCCAAATGTGGTTACTTATACTGCATTAATCGATGGTCTTTGCAAACATGGGATGTTGGAAGGAGCTGAGTCATTGTTTTCTAAAATGTTGGAAGATGGGGTTGAGCCTAATTCAGCTGTTTACACTTCAATGATAGATGGAAACTTTGTAAAAGGGAATGTAGATAATGCCATAAAGTATGTGATTAAAATGCGCGAGCAAAATATTAGGTTTGATTTGACCACATTTGGGGTGATTATTTGGGGCTTCTGTAAAACTGGTCGGTTAGATAAAGCAATGGAGGTTATGGGAATTGTGGTAGCAAGTGGATTGGCGCCAGATAAGATCATTTTAACTACCATTATGGATGCACATTTCAAGTCTAGGAATTTAAAAGCAGCTTTGAATTTGTACAGGGAACTATTAGTTAGGGGTTTTGAACCCGATGTCATCACTCTTTCAACATTATTGAATGGCTTATGTAAGCATGGGCATCTACAAGAGGCTAGACGCTATTTTTGTAGGGAGAAGGCAAATCAAATCTCATACACAGTTCTTATTGATGGGATATGCAAGGAAGGACAATTCAATGAGGTTGAGATGGTCTTAAAAGAGATGTCTGAGGTAGGGTTTGTTCCAGATAAATATGTGTACACATCTTGGATTGCTGGGCTCTGCAAGCAAGGAAATCTAGTGGAGGCTTTTAGACTAAAGAATAAAATGGTTAAAGAGGGAGTTGAACCTGATCTATTAACTTATAGTTCCCTAATATCTGGTTTAGCAAGTAAGGGGCTAATGATTGAAGCAAAACAGGTTTTTGATAATATGTTGAAAATGGGAATCACTCCAGACTCTGCTGTCTATGATATTCTGGTTAGAGGCTACCTTAAGGAGGGTGATGAAGCTGCAGTTTTAGGTTTGCATGATGAAATGATAAAGAGAGGACTTTCAGTTATTAGAGGAAAATAG
- the LOC107429255 gene encoding microtubule-associated protein 70-1, with product MAELSGDVGGVSPAMDTPELSGYGNGAAPVVTPTPPPPLTVSGSFKEGKSSSRRRGHMRPSMDSDEFINLLHGSDPVKVELNRLENEVRDKDRELGEAQAEIKALRLSERLREKAVEELTDELSKVEEKLKLTESLLESKNLEIKKINDEKKASMAAQFAAEATLRRVHAAQKDDDMPPIEAILAPLEAELKLARQEIAKLQDDNKALDRLTKSKEAALLEAERTVQVALTKASMVDDLQNKNQELMKQIEICQEENKILDKMHRQKVAEVEKLTQTVRELEEAVLAGGAAANAVRDYQRKVQEMNEERKTLDRELARARVTANRVATVVANEWKDANDKVMPVKQWLEERRFLQGEMQHLRDKLAITERAAKSEAQLKEKYHLRLKVLEESLRGTPNSNNRSTPEGRSISNGPSRRQSLGGADNISKLTSNGFLPKRTPSRSLSSSTSSVLKHAKGTSKSFDGGTRSLDRGKVLLNGTSPSFSFNQSCDATKDSEATNWKGNLDDKPNEFPTVDTEDSVPGVLYDLLQKEVVALRKAGHEKDQSLKDKDDAIEMLAKKVDTLTKAMEVEAKKMRREVAAMEKEVAAMRVEKEHENRAKRFGNAKGSVNTSAQILSGRAVGRGGLTRSTQ from the exons ATGGCGGAGCTTTCCGGCGACGTAGGAGGAGTGTCTCCGGCGATGGATACGCCGGAGTTGAGTGGATATGGCAATGGCGCGGCGCCGGTGGTGACTCCGACACCACCTCCGCCGTTGACGGTGTCGGGATCGTTTAAGGAAGGGAAGAGCTCGTCGAGAAGGAGGGGACATATGAGGCCGAGTATGGACTCGGATGAGTTCATAAACCTGTTGCACGGGTCGGATCCGGTGAAGGTGGAGCTCAATCGGCTTGAGAATGAAGTTAGAG ATAAGGACCGCGAGCTTGGAGAAGCTCAGGCTGAGATCAAGGCTCTCAGATTGTCTGAAAGACTCAGGGAAAAGGCCGTTGAAGAG CTTACTGATGAACTGTCAAAGGTGGAGGAGAAGCTCAAGTTAACAGAATCACTTCTAGAAAGCAAA AATCTtgaaataaagaaaatcaaTGATGAGAAAAAGGCCTCCATGGCAGCTCAATTTGCTGCTGAAGCTACTCTTCGAAGGGTTCATGCTGCTCAAAAGGATGATGATATGCCTCCAATTGAAGCCATTCTTGCACCTCTGGAGGCGGAGCTCAAACTTGCTCGGCAAGAG ATTGCAAAGCTTCAAGATGATAACAAAGCACTGGATCGTCTAACGAAGTCAAAAGAAGCAGCCTTACTTGAAGCTGAGAGGACTGTTCAGGTTGCCTTGACTAAGGCCTCTATGGTTGATGATCTCCagaataaaaatcaagaattgaTGAAACAGATAGAAATTTGTCAG gaagaaaacaaaattttagacAAAATGCATAGACAAAAGGTTGCAGAGGTTGAAAAGCTTACTCAGACTGTACGAGAGTTGGAAGAGGCTGTTCTTGCTGGTGGTGCAGCTGCTAATGCAGTGAGGGATTATCAACGGAAAGTTCAGGAGATGAAT GAAGAAAGGAAAACTCTTGACCGTGAGCTGGCTCGTGCAAGGGTAACAGCAAACAGAGTAGCTACAGTAGTAGCTAATGAATGGAAAGATGCCAATGACAAAGTGATGCCTGTAAAACAATGGCTCGAAGAACGAAGATTCTTGCAG GGAGAAATGCAGCACCTCCGTGACAAGCTAGCCATAACTGAGCGAGCTGCAAAGTCTGAGGCTCAATTAAAA GAGAAGTATCATTTGCGGCTCAAAGTTCTAGAGGAGAGTTTGAGAGGAACTCCTAACAGTAATAATCGCAGTACACCAGAGGGAAGAAGTATAAGCAATGGGCCTTCTCGTCGTCAGTCCCTTGGGGGAGCTGATAATATCTCAAAATTAACATCCAATGGCTTTTTACCCAAGAGAACACCTTCTCGATCTTTGTCTTCTAGCACCAGTTCTGTGCTGAAGCATGCTAAAGGCAcatcaaaatcatttgatggTGGTACGCGGTCATTGGACAGGGGTAAGGTTCTTTTAAATGGTACAAGCCCCTCTTTCTCATTCAACCAGTCTTGTGATGCTACAAAGGATAGTGAAGCTACAAACTGGAAAGGAAATTTGGATGATAAACCAAATGAATTCCCAACGGTTGATACAGAAGATAGTGTCCCTGGGGTTTTGTATGATTTGCTGCAGAAAGAGGTTGTAGCTTTGAGGAAAGCTGGTCATGAAAAGGATCAAAGCCTGAAAGACAAGGATGATGCAATCGAG atGTTAGCCAAGAAGGTAGATACATTAACTAAAGCAATGGAGGTTGAGGCAAAAAAGATGAGAAGAGAAGTTGCTGCTATGGAGAAGGAGGTAGCTGCAATGCGTGTGGAAAAAGAACATGAAAACAGAGCTAAGAGGTTTGGTAATGCAAAAGGCTCTGTCAACACCAGTGCTCAGATACTTTCTGGAAG AGCTGTAGGACGAGGTGGGTTAACACGAAGCACACAATGA
- the LOC107429243 gene encoding cleavage and polyadenylation specificity factor subunit 3-II isoform X1, whose product MAIDCLVLGAGQEVGKSCVVVSINGKRIMFDCGMHMGYLDHRRYPDFSLILGSGGSGFDQALDCIIITHFHLDHVGALPYFTQVCGYGGPIYMTYPTKALAPLMLEDFRKVMVERRGEEEQFTSDHIAECMKKVIAVDLKQTVQVDKDLQIRAYYAGHVRLALEHMVSSKPFLPSTIVIGAAMFYAKVGDTAIVYTGDYNMTPDRHLGAAQIDRLHLDLLITESTYATTTRDSKYGREREFLKAVHKCIAGGGKVLIPTFALGRAQELCILLDDYWERMNLKVPIYFSAGLTIQANMYYKMLISWTSQKIKETYSTRNAFDFKNVTNFDRSMIDAPGPCVLFATPGMISGGFSLEVFKHWAPSDKNLVTLPGYCVAGTIGHKLMSGKPTKIDLDKDTQIDVRCQIHQLSFSPHTDAKGIMDLVKFLSPKHVLLVHGEKPKMATLKGRIQSELGIPCYDPANNDTVSIPSTHYVKALASDTFIRSCSHPNFKFLENSLEDGNGGSRFKFGNSELQLQVTDERVAEGILVMEKSKKAKVVHQEELLLMLGEKEHKVQFAYCCPVRIGSLEETKSTDITPTNNRLCVTGRCLWLRVLFARLSSEFSGGNIQDFGEYLQVESFQVSICSKDNCPNRITETQKNNSEDVVYFCCTWSIVDEKIAQKIISILENFDYSTVQGTGGFT is encoded by the exons ATGGCAATCGACTGTCTCGTCCTCG GCGCTGGGCAAGAAGTTGGGAAGAGCTGCGTAGTGGTCTCTATCAATGGCAAGAGAATCATGTTCGATTGCGGGATGCATATGGGCTATCTCGACCATCGTCGATACCCAGATTTCTCACTCATCCTCGGATCCGGAGGTTCAGGATTCGACCAAGCACTCGATTGCATTATCATAACCCACTT TCACCTAGATCACGTTGGGGCTCTTCCTTATTTCACTCAAGTTTGTGGCTATGGCGGACCCATTTACATGACG TATCCAACAAAGGCATTGGCTCCGCTTATGTTGGAGGATTTTCGTAAAGTGATGGTTGAGCGAAGGGGTGAGGAAGAACAATTTACTTCTGATCATATAGCCGAATGCATGAAGAAAG TTATAGCAGTGGATCTGAAGCAGACTGTGCAGGTTGATAAAGATCTTCAAATCCGTGCATACTATGCAGGACACGTAAGGCTTGCTCTAGAGCACATGGTCTCTTCAAAGCCATTTTTGCCCTCCACAATA GTTATAGGAGCTGCAATGTTTTATGCAAAGGTGGGAGATACTGCTATAGTGTATACAGGAGATTACAATATGACACCAGATCGACATCTTGGAGCTGCTCAAATTGATAGACTACATTTGGACCTTCTCATAACAGA GTCCACATATGCAACAACCACTCGTGATTCAAAATATGGTCGGGAGAGGGAATTTCTTAAAGCT GTTCACAAATGCATTGCTGGTGGAGGAAAAGTGCTCATTCCTACATTTGCCCTTGGAAGAGCTCAG GAACTCTGCATCTTGTTGGATGATTACTGGGAGCGCATGAATCTAAAGGTTCCAATTTACTTTTCAGCAG GTCTAACCATTCAAGCCAATATGTATTATAAAATGCTAATCAGTTGGACCAGTCAGAAGATTAAGGAGACCTATTCCACACGCAACGCATTTGATTTCAAAAACG TTACAAATTTTGACCGGTCTATGATAGATGCACCTGGACCTTGTGTTCTGTTTGCCACACCAGGAATGATCAGTGGTGGTTTTTCACTTGAGGTTTTTAAGCACTGGGCTCCGTCCGATAAGAATCTTGTTACATTGCCTGG GTATTGTGTAGCTGGAACCATAGGACATAAACTGATGTCAGGGAAACCTACCAAAATTGATCTGGACAAGGACACTCAAATAGACGTGCGATGCCAG ATTCACCAACTGTCCTTTAGTCCTCATACAGATGCGAAAGGGATTATGGATCTTGTCAAATTTCTCTCCCCTAAGCACGTCCTACTTGTTCATGGTGAAAAGCCTAAGATGGCTACTTTGAAAGGAAGAATTCAATCTGAGCTAGGCATTCCATGTTATGACCCTGCAAATAACGACACTGTGTCAATTCCTTCAACCCACTATGTGAAAGCATTAGCCTCAGACACCTTCATTCGTAGTTGCTCAcatccaaatttcaaatttttggaaaatagctTAGAGGATGGAAATGGTGGTTCAAGATTCAAATTTGGAAACTCTGAGCTGCAGCTACAAGTAACCGACGAAAGGGTAGCAGAGGGAATCTTGGTTATGGAGAAAAGCAAAAAAGCAAAGGTGGTACACCAAGAAGAGCTTTTGCTCATGTTAGGAGAAAAAGAGCACAAAGTTCAGTTTGCTTATTGTTGCCCTGTTCGTATTGGCAGCTTAGAAGAGACCAAAAGCACAGATATTACTCCTACAAATAATAGGTTGTGTGTAACTGGCAGATGCTTGTGGCTTCGCGTGTTATTCGCTAGACTTTCGAGTGAATTTTCCGGTGGGAACATCCAGGATTTTGGAGAATATCTTCAAGTAGAGTCATTTCAAGTTTCCATTTGTTCCAAGGACAACTGCCCTAACAGAATAACTGAAACTCAGAAAAATAATTCTGAAGATGTTGTGTATTTCTGCTGTACATGGTCAATTGTTGACGAGAAGATTgcacaaaaaattatttcaatccTGGAAAATTTCGACTACAGTACAGTACAAGGCACTGGTGGATTTACTTGA
- the LOC107429243 gene encoding cleavage and polyadenylation specificity factor subunit 3-II isoform X2: MAIDCLVLGAGQEVGKSCVVVSINGKRIMFDCGMHMGYLDHRRYPDFSLILGSGGSGFDQALDCIIITHFHLDHVGALPYFTQVCGYGGPIYMTYPTKALAPLMLEDFRKVMVERRGEEEQFTSDHIAECMKKVIAVDLKQTVQVDKDLQIRAYYAGHVIGAAMFYAKVGDTAIVYTGDYNMTPDRHLGAAQIDRLHLDLLITESTYATTTRDSKYGREREFLKAVHKCIAGGGKVLIPTFALGRAQELCILLDDYWERMNLKVPIYFSAGLTIQANMYYKMLISWTSQKIKETYSTRNAFDFKNVTNFDRSMIDAPGPCVLFATPGMISGGFSLEVFKHWAPSDKNLVTLPGYCVAGTIGHKLMSGKPTKIDLDKDTQIDVRCQIHQLSFSPHTDAKGIMDLVKFLSPKHVLLVHGEKPKMATLKGRIQSELGIPCYDPANNDTVSIPSTHYVKALASDTFIRSCSHPNFKFLENSLEDGNGGSRFKFGNSELQLQVTDERVAEGILVMEKSKKAKVVHQEELLLMLGEKEHKVQFAYCCPVRIGSLEETKSTDITPTNNRLCVTGRCLWLRVLFARLSSEFSGGNIQDFGEYLQVESFQVSICSKDNCPNRITETQKNNSEDVVYFCCTWSIVDEKIAQKIISILENFDYSTVQGTGGFT, translated from the exons ATGGCAATCGACTGTCTCGTCCTCG GCGCTGGGCAAGAAGTTGGGAAGAGCTGCGTAGTGGTCTCTATCAATGGCAAGAGAATCATGTTCGATTGCGGGATGCATATGGGCTATCTCGACCATCGTCGATACCCAGATTTCTCACTCATCCTCGGATCCGGAGGTTCAGGATTCGACCAAGCACTCGATTGCATTATCATAACCCACTT TCACCTAGATCACGTTGGGGCTCTTCCTTATTTCACTCAAGTTTGTGGCTATGGCGGACCCATTTACATGACG TATCCAACAAAGGCATTGGCTCCGCTTATGTTGGAGGATTTTCGTAAAGTGATGGTTGAGCGAAGGGGTGAGGAAGAACAATTTACTTCTGATCATATAGCCGAATGCATGAAGAAAG TTATAGCAGTGGATCTGAAGCAGACTGTGCAGGTTGATAAAGATCTTCAAATCCGTGCATACTATGCAGGACAC GTTATAGGAGCTGCAATGTTTTATGCAAAGGTGGGAGATACTGCTATAGTGTATACAGGAGATTACAATATGACACCAGATCGACATCTTGGAGCTGCTCAAATTGATAGACTACATTTGGACCTTCTCATAACAGA GTCCACATATGCAACAACCACTCGTGATTCAAAATATGGTCGGGAGAGGGAATTTCTTAAAGCT GTTCACAAATGCATTGCTGGTGGAGGAAAAGTGCTCATTCCTACATTTGCCCTTGGAAGAGCTCAG GAACTCTGCATCTTGTTGGATGATTACTGGGAGCGCATGAATCTAAAGGTTCCAATTTACTTTTCAGCAG GTCTAACCATTCAAGCCAATATGTATTATAAAATGCTAATCAGTTGGACCAGTCAGAAGATTAAGGAGACCTATTCCACACGCAACGCATTTGATTTCAAAAACG TTACAAATTTTGACCGGTCTATGATAGATGCACCTGGACCTTGTGTTCTGTTTGCCACACCAGGAATGATCAGTGGTGGTTTTTCACTTGAGGTTTTTAAGCACTGGGCTCCGTCCGATAAGAATCTTGTTACATTGCCTGG GTATTGTGTAGCTGGAACCATAGGACATAAACTGATGTCAGGGAAACCTACCAAAATTGATCTGGACAAGGACACTCAAATAGACGTGCGATGCCAG ATTCACCAACTGTCCTTTAGTCCTCATACAGATGCGAAAGGGATTATGGATCTTGTCAAATTTCTCTCCCCTAAGCACGTCCTACTTGTTCATGGTGAAAAGCCTAAGATGGCTACTTTGAAAGGAAGAATTCAATCTGAGCTAGGCATTCCATGTTATGACCCTGCAAATAACGACACTGTGTCAATTCCTTCAACCCACTATGTGAAAGCATTAGCCTCAGACACCTTCATTCGTAGTTGCTCAcatccaaatttcaaatttttggaaaatagctTAGAGGATGGAAATGGTGGTTCAAGATTCAAATTTGGAAACTCTGAGCTGCAGCTACAAGTAACCGACGAAAGGGTAGCAGAGGGAATCTTGGTTATGGAGAAAAGCAAAAAAGCAAAGGTGGTACACCAAGAAGAGCTTTTGCTCATGTTAGGAGAAAAAGAGCACAAAGTTCAGTTTGCTTATTGTTGCCCTGTTCGTATTGGCAGCTTAGAAGAGACCAAAAGCACAGATATTACTCCTACAAATAATAGGTTGTGTGTAACTGGCAGATGCTTGTGGCTTCGCGTGTTATTCGCTAGACTTTCGAGTGAATTTTCCGGTGGGAACATCCAGGATTTTGGAGAATATCTTCAAGTAGAGTCATTTCAAGTTTCCATTTGTTCCAAGGACAACTGCCCTAACAGAATAACTGAAACTCAGAAAAATAATTCTGAAGATGTTGTGTATTTCTGCTGTACATGGTCAATTGTTGACGAGAAGATTgcacaaaaaattatttcaatccTGGAAAATTTCGACTACAGTACAGTACAAGGCACTGGTGGATTTACTTGA
- the LOC107429243 gene encoding cleavage and polyadenylation specificity factor subunit 3-II isoform X3, whose protein sequence is MLEDFRKVMVERRGEEEQFTSDHIAECMKKVIAVDLKQTVQVDKDLQIRAYYAGHVRLALEHMVSSKPFLPSTIVIGAAMFYAKVGDTAIVYTGDYNMTPDRHLGAAQIDRLHLDLLITESTYATTTRDSKYGREREFLKAVHKCIAGGGKVLIPTFALGRAQELCILLDDYWERMNLKVPIYFSAGLTIQANMYYKMLISWTSQKIKETYSTRNAFDFKNVTNFDRSMIDAPGPCVLFATPGMISGGFSLEVFKHWAPSDKNLVTLPGYCVAGTIGHKLMSGKPTKIDLDKDTQIDVRCQIHQLSFSPHTDAKGIMDLVKFLSPKHVLLVHGEKPKMATLKGRIQSELGIPCYDPANNDTVSIPSTHYVKALASDTFIRSCSHPNFKFLENSLEDGNGGSRFKFGNSELQLQVTDERVAEGILVMEKSKKAKVVHQEELLLMLGEKEHKVQFAYCCPVRIGSLEETKSTDITPTNNRLCVTGRCLWLRVLFARLSSEFSGGNIQDFGEYLQVESFQVSICSKDNCPNRITETQKNNSEDVVYFCCTWSIVDEKIAQKIISILENFDYSTVQGTGGFT, encoded by the exons ATGTTGGAGGATTTTCGTAAAGTGATGGTTGAGCGAAGGGGTGAGGAAGAACAATTTACTTCTGATCATATAGCCGAATGCATGAAGAAAG TTATAGCAGTGGATCTGAAGCAGACTGTGCAGGTTGATAAAGATCTTCAAATCCGTGCATACTATGCAGGACACGTAAGGCTTGCTCTAGAGCACATGGTCTCTTCAAAGCCATTTTTGCCCTCCACAATA GTTATAGGAGCTGCAATGTTTTATGCAAAGGTGGGAGATACTGCTATAGTGTATACAGGAGATTACAATATGACACCAGATCGACATCTTGGAGCTGCTCAAATTGATAGACTACATTTGGACCTTCTCATAACAGA GTCCACATATGCAACAACCACTCGTGATTCAAAATATGGTCGGGAGAGGGAATTTCTTAAAGCT GTTCACAAATGCATTGCTGGTGGAGGAAAAGTGCTCATTCCTACATTTGCCCTTGGAAGAGCTCAG GAACTCTGCATCTTGTTGGATGATTACTGGGAGCGCATGAATCTAAAGGTTCCAATTTACTTTTCAGCAG GTCTAACCATTCAAGCCAATATGTATTATAAAATGCTAATCAGTTGGACCAGTCAGAAGATTAAGGAGACCTATTCCACACGCAACGCATTTGATTTCAAAAACG TTACAAATTTTGACCGGTCTATGATAGATGCACCTGGACCTTGTGTTCTGTTTGCCACACCAGGAATGATCAGTGGTGGTTTTTCACTTGAGGTTTTTAAGCACTGGGCTCCGTCCGATAAGAATCTTGTTACATTGCCTGG GTATTGTGTAGCTGGAACCATAGGACATAAACTGATGTCAGGGAAACCTACCAAAATTGATCTGGACAAGGACACTCAAATAGACGTGCGATGCCAG ATTCACCAACTGTCCTTTAGTCCTCATACAGATGCGAAAGGGATTATGGATCTTGTCAAATTTCTCTCCCCTAAGCACGTCCTACTTGTTCATGGTGAAAAGCCTAAGATGGCTACTTTGAAAGGAAGAATTCAATCTGAGCTAGGCATTCCATGTTATGACCCTGCAAATAACGACACTGTGTCAATTCCTTCAACCCACTATGTGAAAGCATTAGCCTCAGACACCTTCATTCGTAGTTGCTCAcatccaaatttcaaatttttggaaaatagctTAGAGGATGGAAATGGTGGTTCAAGATTCAAATTTGGAAACTCTGAGCTGCAGCTACAAGTAACCGACGAAAGGGTAGCAGAGGGAATCTTGGTTATGGAGAAAAGCAAAAAAGCAAAGGTGGTACACCAAGAAGAGCTTTTGCTCATGTTAGGAGAAAAAGAGCACAAAGTTCAGTTTGCTTATTGTTGCCCTGTTCGTATTGGCAGCTTAGAAGAGACCAAAAGCACAGATATTACTCCTACAAATAATAGGTTGTGTGTAACTGGCAGATGCTTGTGGCTTCGCGTGTTATTCGCTAGACTTTCGAGTGAATTTTCCGGTGGGAACATCCAGGATTTTGGAGAATATCTTCAAGTAGAGTCATTTCAAGTTTCCATTTGTTCCAAGGACAACTGCCCTAACAGAATAACTGAAACTCAGAAAAATAATTCTGAAGATGTTGTGTATTTCTGCTGTACATGGTCAATTGTTGACGAGAAGATTgcacaaaaaattatttcaatccTGGAAAATTTCGACTACAGTACAGTACAAGGCACTGGTGGATTTACTTGA